A region from the Sutcliffiella horikoshii genome encodes:
- a CDS encoding NADH-quinone oxidoreductase subunit D has product MIRTEEMLLNVGPQHPSTHGVFRLVIKIDGEIIKEATPVIGYLHRGTEKLAENLQYTQIIPYTDRMDYLSAMTNNYVLCHAVETMMGIEIPERAEYLRVLAMELGRVASHLVWYGTYLLDIGAVSPFLYAFREREMIINLLNELSGARLTFNYMRVGGVKWDAPEGWIEKVEEFVPYMREQLKGYHDLVTGNEIFMSRVKGVGRYTKEDAFAYSLSGANLRCTGVKWDLRKDEPYSIYNRFDFDVPTREGGDAWARYHCRMEEIEESLKIIEQAVEQFPKEGAIMAKVPKIIKAPKGEAYVRIESPRGEIGCYIASDGKKEPYRLKFRRPSFYNLQILPKLLEGENMANLIAILGAIDIVLGEVDG; this is encoded by the coding sequence ATGATTCGTACAGAGGAAATGCTACTGAATGTCGGTCCACAGCATCCGAGTACCCACGGGGTGTTCCGACTTGTCATAAAAATTGATGGGGAAATCATCAAAGAAGCGACACCGGTCATTGGATACCTTCACCGCGGAACCGAAAAGCTCGCGGAGAATCTCCAATACACGCAAATCATCCCGTACACCGACCGGATGGATTACTTATCCGCCATGACCAACAACTACGTGCTTTGTCATGCGGTGGAAACGATGATGGGAATTGAAATTCCAGAGCGGGCCGAATACCTTCGCGTGCTTGCGATGGAGCTTGGCCGTGTTGCCAGTCACCTAGTTTGGTATGGTACATATTTACTTGATATCGGGGCTGTCAGTCCGTTCCTATATGCGTTCCGTGAGCGCGAAATGATTATCAATCTATTAAATGAGCTGTCAGGTGCTCGCCTTACCTTCAACTATATGCGTGTTGGGGGCGTGAAATGGGATGCACCGGAGGGCTGGATTGAAAAAGTAGAAGAATTTGTTCCATATATGAGGGAGCAGCTGAAGGGCTACCATGACCTTGTAACAGGCAATGAAATTTTCATGAGCCGTGTGAAGGGGGTTGGCCGTTACACGAAGGAGGATGCCTTTGCGTACTCCCTGAGTGGTGCGAACCTCAGATGTACCGGAGTGAAGTGGGATCTTCGTAAAGATGAGCCTTACTCCATTTATAATCGCTTTGATTTTGACGTTCCAACGCGGGAAGGCGGAGACGCATGGGCGCGTTACCACTGCCGCATGGAGGAAATCGAGGAATCTTTGAAGATCATCGAACAAGCCGTCGAACAATTCCCGAAAGAAGGCGCGATCATGGCAAAAGTACCGAAAATCATCAAGGCGCCAAAGGGAGAAGCATATGTACGCATCGAATCCCCGCGCGGTGAGATCGGCTGCTACATTGCCAGTGACGGAAAAAAAGAGCCATACAGACTCAAATTCCGCCGTCCGTCCTTTTACAACCTGCAGATTTTACCGAAGCTTTTGGAAGGCGAAAACATGGCAAACCTGATCGCCATTTTAGGGGCAATTGATATTGTCCTCGGGGAGGTGGATGGCTAA
- a CDS encoding NADH-quinone oxidoreductase subunit C produces the protein MSEEKSLEEKKKEAAAKAKAAALAKLEAKKKMEAKASESIEETTPAETPVGDDAKELAKKKAAAAAKAKAAALAKQKAKEQAESEAESTEPTDDAKELAKKKAAAAAKAKAAALAKQKAKEQVGSEAESTEPTDDAKELAKKKAAAAAKAKAAALAKQKRDTGEAPATETDGEDAKAKAIAAAKAKAAAAAKAKAAALAKQQRDGGATGAAGEADTASPDLQDEKAKAVAAAKAKAKAAAAAKAKVAAAAKAKGTSGSTAAAESDTPSPPSTNQKYLDKYVKVINDNLGENTLEDAYINPLSKDVPTLVAKPENYYKVASFLRYNEQLTFEFLSEMHGTDFETHMEIYNHLYSYKNKQSVALKVKIDRENPVIPSIQPIWEGANWPERETYDLLGIQFTGHPNLTRIMMPDDWVGYPLRKDYEPYDVEV, from the coding sequence GTGAGCGAGGAGAAAAGCCTGGAAGAAAAGAAGAAAGAGGCCGCAGCCAAAGCAAAAGCTGCTGCACTTGCAAAATTAGAAGCTAAAAAGAAGATGGAAGCGAAGGCTTCTGAAAGTATAGAAGAGACAACACCCGCTGAAACTCCGGTTGGTGACGACGCCAAAGAACTGGCGAAAAAGAAAGCCGCTGCAGCTGCGAAAGCGAAGGCCGCAGCACTGGCTAAACAAAAAGCGAAAGAACAAGCGGAATCTGAAGCCGAGTCAACAGAGCCAACAGACGACGCCAAAGAACTAGCTAAAAAGAAAGCCGCTGCAGCTGCGAAAGCGAAGGCCGCAGCACTGGCTAAACAAAAAGCGAAAGAACAAGTGGGATCCGAAGCCGAATCAACAGAGCCAACAGACGACGCCAAAGAACTAGCTAAAAAGAAAGCAGCCGCCGCAGCGAAAGCAAAGGCCGCCGCACTCGCAAAACAAAAACGCGACACAGGCGAAGCACCAGCAACCGAAACAGACGGCGAGGACGCCAAAGCAAAAGCCATCGCAGCCGCGAAAGCAAAAGCAGCAGCTGCAGCCAAGGCAAAAGCCGCTGCACTGGCCAAACAGCAACGTGACGGAGGAGCAACAGGGGCCGCGGGCGAAGCAGACACTGCCTCCCCAGACCTCCAAGACGAAAAAGCCAAAGCCGTCGCAGCCGCGAAAGCAAAAGCAAAGGCCGCCGCAGCAGCCAAAGCGAAAGTAGCAGCCGCCGCAAAAGCCAAAGGAACATCCGGCTCAACAGCAGCCGCGGAATCAGATACACCATCACCACCATCAACAAACCAGAAATACCTCGATAAATATGTAAAAGTGATCAACGACAACCTCGGGGAAAACACCTTGGAAGACGCGTACATCAACCCGCTTTCCAAAGATGTTCCGACGCTTGTCGCGAAACCGGAGAACTATTATAAAGTGGCATCATTCCTGCGGTACAATGAGCAGCTGACGTTTGAATTTCTATCTGAAATGCACGGCACGGACTTTGAAACGCATATGGAAATCTACAATCACTTATATTCTTATAAAAACAAGCAGTCTGTTGCCCTAAAAGTGAAAATAGACCGGGAGAACCCTGTCATCCCGTCCATCCAGCCAATTTGGGAAGGGGCAAACTGGCCGGAGCGTGAAACATACGACCTGCTTGGCATACAGTTTACAGGACACCCGAATTTGACGCGCATCATGATGCCGGATGATTGGGTAGGTTATCCGCTGCGCAAAGATTATGAGCCGTACGATGTGGAGGTGTAG
- a CDS encoding NuoB/complex I 20 kDa subunit family protein, with protein MDLNLESISPEEMEELKQTVFLTTLEELKAWARSNSMWPMTFGLACCAIEMMGVGSSHYDLDRFGSFFRTSPRQSDCMIVSGTVTKKMAPVLKRLYDQMPEPKWVIAMGSCATAGGPYIKSYAVVKGVDQIVPVDVYIPGCPPNPAALIYGINKLREKIRYEAKTGKQVI; from the coding sequence ATGGATCTAAATCTAGAGAGTATCTCACCAGAGGAAATGGAAGAACTGAAACAGACGGTCTTCCTGACAACATTGGAGGAGCTGAAAGCGTGGGCCCGTAGCAATTCCATGTGGCCGATGACATTCGGTCTAGCTTGCTGTGCCATCGAAATGATGGGAGTTGGCTCGTCCCACTATGACCTCGACCGTTTTGGGTCCTTTTTTCGTACATCACCGCGTCAATCTGACTGTATGATCGTGTCTGGTACCGTGACGAAAAAGATGGCACCCGTGTTGAAGCGCTTGTATGATCAAATGCCTGAGCCGAAATGGGTCATTGCAATGGGATCCTGTGCGACTGCAGGCGGTCCATATATCAAATCCTATGCCGTTGTAAAAGGTGTGGACCAAATTGTACCAGTAGACGTGTACATACCGGGATGCCCACCAAATCCAGCGGCTCTTATTTATGGAATCAATAAGCTCCGCGAAAAAATTCGTTATGAAGCCAAGACAGGGAAGCAGGTGATCTAG
- a CDS encoding NADH-quinone oxidoreductase subunit A produces the protein MNLLNLYQNNYLIVVVFLALGVLLPVVALAIGRVLRPNKPSAAKQTTYESGIDPFHDSRVQFNVRYYIFALLFVIFDVETVFLYPWAVAYEKLGIFALIEMLIFVVLLLIGLIYAWKKKVLKWI, from the coding sequence ATGAATCTACTAAACTTATATCAAAATAACTATTTGATAGTGGTTGTATTTTTAGCTCTAGGGGTATTGCTTCCGGTCGTGGCGCTTGCTATTGGACGTGTTTTGCGTCCGAATAAGCCATCAGCAGCCAAGCAGACGACCTATGAAAGTGGAATTGATCCCTTTCATGATTCACGTGTTCAGTTCAATGTTCGTTATTACATATTTGCCCTGTTATTTGTCATTTTCGATGTGGAGACGGTTTTCCTTTATCCATGGGCGGTGGCATACGAGAAATTGGGGATTTTTGCACTGATTGAAATGCTTATTTTCGTAGTTTTATTACTGATCGGATTAATATACGCATGGAAGAAGAAGGTGTTGAAATGGATCTAA
- a CDS encoding F0F1 ATP synthase subunit epsilon produces the protein MKTLKVSVVTPDGPVYESDVEMVVARAQSGELGVLPGHIPMVAPLQIGGVRMKKDGKTEQVAVNGGFLEVRPDKVTILAQTAEAAEQIDLTRAEEAKKRAEQRLQSKQDDVDYRRAELALQRAINRINVAKRG, from the coding sequence ATGAAGACATTAAAAGTCAGCGTAGTTACTCCCGATGGCCCGGTTTATGAATCAGACGTAGAAATGGTAGTAGCCCGTGCTCAAAGCGGTGAGCTGGGAGTTCTACCAGGACATATCCCGATGGTTGCTCCACTTCAAATCGGCGGCGTCCGTATGAAAAAAGACGGCAAAACCGAACAAGTGGCAGTAAACGGAGGCTTCCTAGAAGTGCGTCCTGATAAAGTAACGATCCTTGCCCAAACTGCAGAAGCAGCTGAGCAAATCGATCTTACACGTGCAGAAGAAGCAAAGAAACGCGCCGAGCAACGACTTCAGTCCAAACAGGACGACGTCGACTACCGCCGCGCTGAACTTGCCCTTCAACGCGCAATCAACCGCATCAACGTAGCCAAAAGAGGGTAA
- the atpD gene encoding F0F1 ATP synthase subunit beta: MKGRVTQIMGPVVDVKFDSGHLPEIYNALHINHKARSANEVDITLTLEVALHLGDNTVRTIAMASTDGVVRGMEVEDAGHPISVPVGDVTLGRVFNVLGENIDLDAPIPAGSRRDPIHRQAPTFDQLSTDVEILETGIKVVDLLAPYIKGGKIGLFGGAGVGKTVLIQELINNIAQEHGGISVFAGVGERTREGNDLYHEMTDSGVIKKTAMVFGQMNEPPGARMRVALTGLTMAEYFRDDQGQDVLFFMDNIFRFTQAGSEVSALLGRMPSAVGYQPTLATEMGQLQERITSTSVGSVTSIQAIYVPADDYTDPAPATTFAHLDATTNLERKLSEMGIYPAVDPLASTSRALAPEVVGDDHYAVAREVQVTLQRYKELQDIIAILGMDELTDEDKLTVHRARRIQFFLSQNFHVAEQFTGQKGSYVPVQETVKGFREILDGKYDHLPEDAFRLVGRIEEVVEKAKQMGVEV; this comes from the coding sequence ATGAAAGGTCGCGTTACTCAAATCATGGGTCCAGTTGTCGACGTAAAATTCGACAGCGGACATCTTCCTGAAATATACAACGCTCTTCATATTAATCATAAAGCTCGTAGCGCTAATGAAGTAGACATTACTTTAACGCTTGAGGTTGCTCTTCACCTTGGAGACAACACAGTGCGTACAATCGCTATGGCTTCTACAGACGGTGTCGTTCGCGGCATGGAAGTAGAAGATGCTGGTCACCCTATTTCTGTACCAGTAGGTGACGTAACACTTGGTCGTGTTTTCAACGTACTAGGAGAAAACATTGACTTAGATGCTCCAATTCCAGCAGGTTCTCGTCGTGATCCGATTCACAGACAAGCTCCTACATTCGATCAACTTTCAACAGACGTTGAAATCCTTGAAACTGGTATCAAAGTAGTAGACTTACTTGCTCCTTACATCAAGGGTGGTAAAATCGGTCTATTCGGTGGTGCCGGTGTAGGTAAAACGGTTCTTATCCAAGAATTAATCAACAACATCGCACAAGAGCACGGTGGTATCTCTGTATTCGCAGGTGTTGGTGAGCGTACTCGTGAAGGAAATGACCTTTACCACGAAATGACGGATTCTGGCGTTATCAAGAAAACTGCCATGGTATTCGGACAAATGAACGAGCCGCCTGGAGCACGTATGCGTGTTGCACTAACAGGTCTTACAATGGCTGAGTACTTCCGTGATGACCAAGGACAAGACGTTCTATTCTTCATGGACAACATCTTCCGTTTCACACAAGCAGGTTCTGAGGTTTCCGCCCTACTAGGTCGTATGCCATCTGCCGTTGGTTACCAACCAACACTTGCTACTGAAATGGGTCAATTACAAGAGCGTATCACGTCTACGTCTGTAGGTTCTGTAACGTCTATCCAAGCGATCTACGTTCCTGCCGATGACTACACGGATCCGGCTCCAGCAACAACTTTCGCTCACTTAGATGCAACAACGAACCTTGAGCGTAAGCTTTCCGAGATGGGTATCTACCCAGCGGTTGATCCTCTAGCTTCCACTTCCCGTGCTTTAGCACCAGAAGTAGTTGGAGACGACCACTATGCAGTAGCGCGTGAAGTACAGGTTACTTTACAACGTTACAAAGAACTACAAGATATCATTGCTATCTTAGGTATGGATGAGTTAACGGATGAGGATAAATTAACCGTTCACCGTGCTCGTCGAATCCAGTTCTTCTTATCTCAAAACTTCCACGTAGCCGAGCAGTTCACTGGACAAAAAGGTTCTTACGTTCCTGTTCAGGAAACAGTTAAAGGATTCAGAGAAATCCTTGACGGCAAATACGACCACCTTCCTGAAGATGCATTCCGTCTAGTTGGACGCATCGAAGAAGTAGTGGAAAAAGCGAAGCAAATGGGTGTAGAAGTTTAA
- a CDS encoding F0F1 ATP synthase subunit gamma yields the protein MASLRDIKTRITSTKKTSQITKAMQMVSASKLNRAETNAKAFNPYMDKIQEVVASIALGSTDVSHPMLESRPVKRTGYIVISSDRGLAGAYNSNILRTVHQTVQKRHKSQDEYAVIAIGRIGRDFFRKRNVPVFSEITGLGDQVSFSDIKDIANRAVSMYADGTFDELYVYYNHFVSAISQEVTEKKLLPLTDIAPTSNKITSYEFEPSQEGILEVLLPQYAESLIYGALLDAKASEHAARMTAMQSATDNAKELIQGLTLSYNRARQAAITQEITEITAGASAQQ from the coding sequence TTGGCATCATTACGCGACATAAAAACGAGAATTACCTCGACGAAGAAGACTAGTCAAATCACAAAAGCCATGCAGATGGTTTCCGCATCGAAACTGAATCGTGCTGAAACGAATGCAAAAGCTTTCAATCCTTATATGGATAAAATCCAAGAGGTTGTAGCAAGTATCGCACTAGGAAGTACAGATGTATCGCATCCAATGCTAGAAAGCCGTCCGGTAAAACGTACTGGCTACATCGTAATCTCCTCTGACCGTGGTCTTGCAGGTGCCTATAACAGTAACATCTTACGTACGGTTCATCAGACGGTTCAAAAACGTCATAAGTCTCAAGATGAATACGCAGTAATTGCCATCGGACGAATCGGCCGCGACTTTTTCAGAAAGCGTAACGTCCCTGTATTCTCCGAAATTACTGGTCTAGGCGACCAAGTATCCTTCTCAGACATCAAGGACATTGCGAATCGTGCAGTCAGCATGTACGCGGATGGAACGTTTGATGAGTTATACGTGTATTACAACCACTTTGTAAGTGCAATCTCCCAAGAAGTAACAGAGAAGAAACTTCTTCCTCTTACTGACATTGCACCTACATCCAACAAGATTACATCCTATGAGTTCGAACCTTCCCAAGAAGGTATCCTTGAAGTATTGCTACCGCAATATGCGGAAAGCCTGATTTACGGTGCATTATTAGATGCAAAAGCAAGTGAGCATGCTGCTCGTATGACAGCGATGCAAAGTGCGACAGATAACGCGAAAGAGCTTATCCAAGGCCTTACACTTTCTTACAACCGTGCCCGTCAAGCAGCAATCACTCAAGAGATCACCGAGATTACAGCGGGAGCTTCAGCTCAACAATAG
- the atpA gene encoding F0F1 ATP synthase subunit alpha → MSIKAEEISALIKKQIESYQSEIEVSDVGTVIQVGDGIARAHGLDNVMAGELVEFSNGVMGLAQNLEENNVGIVILGPYTEIREGDAVRRTGRIMEVPVGEALIGRVVNALGQPVDGLGPIETSKTRPIEAQAPGVMDRKSVHEPLQTGIKAIDALVPIGRGQRELIIGDRQTGKTSVAIDTILNQKDQDMVCIYVAIGQKESTVRGVVETLRKHGALDYTIVVTASASAPAPMLFLAPYTGVTMGEEFMYNGKHVLVIYDDLTKQAAAYRELSLLLKRPPGREAYPGDVFYLHSRLLERAAKLSDAKGAGSLTALPFIETQAGDVSAYIPTNVISITDGQIFLQSDLFFSGVRPAINAGLSVSRVGGSAQIKAMKKVSGTLRLDLASYRELEAFAQFGSDLDKATQAKLNRGARTVEVLKQGLNKPLKVEKQVAILYALTKGFIDDVPVQDVTRFEDEMLTWLEHNRKELLEEIRTTKGLPSDEAMAEALNAFKKTFVATEK, encoded by the coding sequence ATGAGCATCAAAGCTGAAGAAATTAGTGCGCTGATAAAAAAGCAAATCGAAAGTTATCAGTCTGAAATCGAAGTTAGCGATGTCGGTACTGTTATCCAAGTTGGGGATGGTATCGCTCGTGCTCATGGTCTCGACAACGTCATGGCTGGAGAGCTAGTTGAATTTTCTAACGGAGTTATGGGTCTTGCCCAAAACTTAGAGGAAAACAACGTCGGTATAGTAATCTTAGGACCTTATACTGAAATCCGCGAAGGCGATGCAGTTCGTCGTACAGGCCGTATCATGGAGGTACCGGTAGGTGAAGCACTTATCGGCCGTGTAGTAAACGCATTAGGACAACCAGTTGATGGTTTAGGTCCAATCGAAACAAGCAAAACTCGTCCAATCGAAGCACAAGCTCCTGGTGTTATGGATCGTAAATCCGTTCATGAGCCACTTCAAACAGGTATCAAAGCGATCGATGCGCTTGTACCAATCGGACGTGGACAACGTGAGTTAATTATCGGAGACCGTCAAACAGGTAAAACATCTGTTGCGATCGATACGATTCTTAACCAAAAAGACCAAGACATGGTGTGTATCTATGTTGCTATCGGTCAAAAAGAATCTACAGTTCGTGGAGTGGTAGAAACTCTTCGTAAGCATGGTGCACTTGATTACACAATCGTTGTAACTGCATCTGCATCTGCACCAGCTCCAATGCTATTCTTAGCACCTTACACTGGAGTAACAATGGGTGAAGAATTCATGTACAACGGCAAGCACGTGCTAGTTATCTATGATGACTTAACAAAGCAAGCTGCTGCATACCGTGAGCTTTCCCTACTATTAAAACGTCCTCCAGGGCGTGAAGCATATCCTGGTGACGTATTCTACCTTCACTCTCGTTTACTCGAGCGTGCAGCGAAACTTAGTGATGCAAAAGGCGCTGGATCCTTAACAGCTTTACCGTTCATCGAAACACAAGCTGGTGACGTATCTGCCTACATCCCAACAAACGTTATCTCCATCACTGATGGACAAATTTTCTTACAATCAGACCTATTCTTCTCCGGTGTTCGTCCTGCGATCAACGCTGGTCTTTCCGTATCTCGTGTTGGAGGATCCGCTCAAATCAAAGCGATGAAAAAGGTATCAGGTACATTACGTCTTGACCTTGCATCTTACCGTGAGTTAGAAGCGTTCGCGCAATTCGGTTCTGACTTAGATAAAGCAACTCAAGCAAAACTTAACCGTGGTGCTCGTACAGTTGAAGTACTTAAGCAAGGCTTGAACAAGCCACTTAAAGTAGAAAAACAAGTTGCGATTCTTTACGCTCTTACAAAAGGCTTCATCGATGATGTTCCTGTACAAGACGTAACTCGTTTCGAAGACGAAATGCTTACTTGGCTAGAGCACAACCGTAAAGAACTTTTAGAAGAAATCCGTACAACTAAAGGATTACCAAGCGACGAAGCAATGGCTGAAGCACTTAATGCATTCAAAAAGACTTTCGTAGCTACTGAAAAGTAA
- a CDS encoding F0F1 ATP synthase subunit delta, which produces MSKNGVAKRYALALFELAKENNLYAQFDSELAEVKKVFLNNKELDVVLSNPKVRKDSKKQIVREAFASASPFIVNTLQLLIDRHRQGIVVDMIDEYKALSNEALNVADAKVYSVRALTDAEQAQLSAVFAAKVGKSSLNISNIVDPSLIGGLKIRIGNRIFDGSVSGKLERLGRQLTTNR; this is translated from the coding sequence ATGAGCAAAAACGGAGTAGCAAAGCGTTATGCATTGGCTCTTTTCGAACTGGCAAAAGAAAACAACCTTTACGCCCAGTTTGATTCAGAGCTTGCAGAAGTGAAAAAGGTGTTTTTGAACAACAAGGAACTTGACGTTGTCCTAAGCAACCCGAAAGTACGCAAAGACTCTAAAAAGCAAATCGTCCGTGAGGCATTTGCTTCCGCATCACCATTTATCGTAAACACGTTACAGCTTTTAATAGACCGTCACCGTCAAGGTATCGTTGTCGATATGATTGACGAGTACAAAGCACTTTCTAACGAAGCCCTTAATGTGGCAGACGCAAAAGTGTACTCTGTTCGCGCTTTAACGGACGCAGAGCAGGCTCAGCTTTCCGCTGTATTTGCAGCAAAAGTTGGGAAATCTTCTTTAAACATCAGCAATATCGTAGATCCATCTTTAATCGGCGGCTTGAAGATTCGCATCGGCAACCGTATTTTTGATGGAAGTGTCAGTGGAAAATTAGAGCGTCTAGGACGTCAACTTACAACGAATAGATAG
- the atpF gene encoding F0F1 ATP synthase subunit B, which produces MYSSKGVKALYSLDHLVLGAGLLTLGDALFQLITFLILLYFLRKFAWDKLVGMMKQREDHIANEITAAEQSNVEAKGLVEEQKALLKEARTEAQALVESAKKVAEDQKADIVRAAQEESARLKEAARKEIIQEKEQAVVALREQVASLSVLIASKVIEKELNEKDQQKLIDDYVKQVGEVR; this is translated from the coding sequence ATGTATTCCTCGAAGGGAGTGAAAGCATTGTATAGCTTAGATCACTTAGTGCTTGGTGCAGGACTTCTAACTTTAGGAGATGCACTATTCCAGTTAATCACATTTTTAATCTTACTATATTTCCTTAGAAAATTTGCTTGGGATAAGCTTGTTGGAATGATGAAGCAACGTGAAGATCACATTGCAAATGAAATTACAGCAGCTGAACAAAGCAATGTTGAAGCAAAAGGTCTTGTAGAAGAGCAAAAAGCTCTTTTAAAAGAAGCTCGCACGGAAGCTCAGGCTTTAGTGGAAAGCGCGAAAAAAGTAGCAGAAGATCAAAAAGCAGATATCGTAAGAGCTGCTCAAGAGGAATCTGCACGCTTGAAAGAAGCGGCAAGAAAAGAAATCATTCAGGAAAAAGAACAAGCAGTTGTTGCCCTGCGTGAACAGGTTGCTTCCTTGTCCGTATTAATCGCTTCTAAAGTGATTGAAAAAGAACTAAACGAAAAAGATCAGCAGAAGCTTATCGATGATTACGTGAAACAGGTAGGCGAAGTGCGATGA
- the atpE gene encoding F0F1 ATP synthase subunit C, giving the protein MGLIAAAVAIGLAALGAGIGNGLIVSRTVEGIARQPELKSTLQTTMFIGVALVEAIPIIAVVIAFMVIGG; this is encoded by the coding sequence ATGGGTCTTATAGCAGCAGCAGTTGCAATTGGTTTAGCAGCACTAGGAGCAGGTATTGGTAACGGATTAATCGTAAGTCGTACAGTAGAAGGGATCGCTCGTCAACCTGAGCTTAAATCCACTCTTCAAACTACAATGTTCATCGGGGTAGCACTAGTTGAGGCGATTCCTATCATCGCCGTTGTTATCGCGTTCATGGTTATCGGTGGTTAA
- the atpB gene encoding F0F1 ATP synthase subunit A has product MGHSAPIATLDLFGYDLHFNLSNILMTIITALIVFLIAILCTRTLALKPTGAQNFMEWLVDFAKGIINSTMDWQTGGRFLALALTIMMYVFVANMLGLPFAIILGDDHTLWWKSPTADPVITLSLAAMVVALTHYYGIKMKGFKEYGKDFFKPMSFLFPLKIIEEFANTLTLGLRLYGNIFAGEILLGLLAGLAVNGYQMGFMSGIIGTAVAIIPMLVWQAFSIFIGTIQAFIFTMLTMVYMAHKVSHDH; this is encoded by the coding sequence TTGGGTCACAGTGCTCCTATAGCGACGCTTGATTTGTTTGGTTACGACCTTCATTTCAACTTGTCGAATATTTTGATGACTATTATAACAGCCTTAATCGTGTTCCTTATCGCAATACTTTGCACAAGAACACTGGCATTGAAACCTACCGGAGCGCAGAATTTCATGGAATGGTTGGTTGACTTTGCTAAAGGTATCATTAACAGTACCATGGATTGGCAAACAGGAGGTAGATTCCTTGCATTAGCTCTGACAATTATGATGTATGTATTTGTCGCGAATATGCTCGGGTTGCCATTTGCGATTATCCTTGGTGACGACCACACTTTATGGTGGAAATCGCCAACAGCAGATCCTGTTATTACGCTTAGTCTCGCGGCAATGGTAGTAGCGTTGACGCATTATTATGGGATTAAGATGAAAGGCTTCAAGGAATACGGGAAGGACTTCTTCAAACCGATGTCGTTCTTATTTCCACTTAAGATCATTGAAGAATTTGCTAACACATTAACGCTTGGTCTTCGTTTATACGGGAACATCTTCGCAGGGGAAATCTTGCTAGGGTTGCTTGCAGGACTGGCAGTTAACGGTTATCAAATGGGCTTCATGTCCGGAATTATTGGAACAGCCGTTGCAATCATTCCTATGTTAGTATGGCAAGCGTTCAGTATTTTCATTGGTACCATCCAAGCATTTATCTTCACCATGTTAACAATGGTTTATATGGCACACAAAGTGAGTCATGACCATTAA
- a CDS encoding ATP synthase subunit I, translating into MPESTEKFMRHMKYFLFFLAFFVIGWGFTPYQDWFLGLILGTVISVYNHWLLHQKVKKFTEAVAEGRKAMTLGSFSRMAAAILGVVIAMRYPETLNLYGVIIGIMTSYIVIIIDSFVTLFKAVGKRGE; encoded by the coding sequence ATGCCCGAATCAACCGAAAAGTTTATGAGGCATATGAAGTATTTCTTATTTTTTCTTGCCTTTTTTGTAATAGGTTGGGGATTTACCCCATACCAAGATTGGTTCCTAGGTTTGATCCTTGGGACAGTGATAAGTGTGTACAACCATTGGCTGTTGCATCAGAAAGTGAAGAAGTTCACGGAAGCAGTTGCTGAGGGTCGGAAAGCTATGACACTAGGTTCTTTTTCAAGAATGGCCGCCGCAATTCTCGGTGTGGTCATCGCTATGAGATATCCAGAAACTTTGAATCTCTACGGCGTCATCATAGGGATTATGACATCCTATATTGTCATTATCATAGATTCATTTGTAACACTCTTTAAAGCAGTGGGGAAGAGAGGTGAGTAG
- a CDS encoding AtpZ/AtpI family protein has translation MEDKRRPFQAMALMSGILSYLVGPTLVGLFAGRWLDGKIGTEPLFLIIGLLLGLAAGVLGVLYLVQKFFSGES, from the coding sequence ATGGAAGATAAACGCCGCCCATTCCAAGCAATGGCTTTGATGTCCGGAATCCTTTCCTACTTAGTTGGTCCCACCTTAGTTGGATTATTTGCAGGAAGATGGCTGGATGGAAAAATTGGTACAGAACCATTGTTCCTTATTATTGGACTTCTTTTAGGACTAGCAGCAGGTGTGTTGGGAGTATTATACCTGGTCCAAAAATTCTTCTCAGGAGAGTCATAA